From the genome of Acidobacteriota bacterium:
GCTGTCATCGCCGGAAGCGTCACCTGGATGATTACCGCGCTTGGCACCGACCAGTTGATTTTAAATTTTTTCCCGCACTGGTTTACCGCCGAAGGCAAGACCGACAAGATCGGCGTGTTACTGCTGATGATGTTATACAGTTTGTCTTTTTCGGTTCTTGGTGGTTTTGTGACCGGTATCCTGGCGAAGCGTGATGAACTCAAACACGCCTTTTTTCTAGGGCTTTTGCAATTTGCAATGGGGTTGATGGCGACGATTCAATTCTGGGATATGGCGCCAATCTGGTATCACATTATTTTTATGGGCTTGCTGATTCCGGCAAATATGTTCGGTGGATGGTTAAGGGCGAAACAGCAAAGCCAGAAATCGCAAACTCGATTGCGATTGGCTTGAAGCACACCGAAGCTTTCATTGTCGATTAACGAGGCACATTCGATATGAATCGTTGAACCAGCGGTCTTTGACAGCGAGGATAGAAATCAATCGACTGAAGGGCTGAATCACAAAGACTAAAAATCATTTTGTGGGGCGTTGCGTTTTGGTAAACCAAGGGCGAGAACAAGTGTTTTCACGCAACGCTCTGCCCATCAAACGCTATCAAACTACCCCTTCAATTCATTTATTCGATAATTAAATTCAACCACGCATCTACTATCACATTTTGACGCGCCGGAATCAGTGTCGTCGAACTGTATTCGGTGACAATCGCTGGTCCTTTAAAGGTCGCGCCCGCTTGCAAACTGTCGCGCTCATAAACCGGCACCTCGCTTGCGCGGTCGCTGAGAAACACTTTCGCCTGGTAAACCGGCACCGGCTTAAATGATTTTTTCACTATTGATTTTCTCAGTTTCGGTTTATTGGTCACGCCTGTGGCTTTCAAACGAAGGGATACAATTTCCGTCGGGCGCGTTTCATCCGCATAACCGTAACGCTCTTGATGCAATGCATGAAACCTTTGCACAAACCGCTCATGCCAATTTACATCTATCTCAAAAGATTGCCCGACGTAGCGCATCGCAACGGCACGAACCAACCGCTGTTGGTCTTTTGCGAAACCTTCTCGTAGTAAATCTTTTTGCGCGTCGCGTTCAAGCGCCACAAATTCACTTTCAATTTTTGCCTTCTTGAGGGTTGCGGTTTTCATCATCACGGTACGCGAATAATCTTTCACGACATCACCGAGCAACACCCCAAGCGCCGAAAGTGTACCGGGCGAACGCGGAATGATAACCCGGGAAATTCTGAGCGCCGCCGCCAAATCACAAACATGCAAACCACCTGCGCCGCCAAAACTCACCAGCGAAAATAGTCGCGGGTCTTGCCCGCGTTCAACCGAAACCTTGCGAAGCGCGCCTTCCATATTGGCATTCGCCACGCGCACCACACCAAGGGCGGCGCGTTCAACGGAAACTCGTTCGCGACTCACCTTCGACATTTCGCTTGCGAGTTTCGCTAAATAAAATCGCGCCCGCTCAATATCCAATTTCATCTCGCCACCCAGAAGTCCGCCGCCTGCAAATCTCCCCAATACCAGATTGGCGTCCGTGACGGTCACGGCTTCCCCTTTGCCGTAACACGCGGGACCCGGGTCTGCGCCTGCCGATTCGGGACCGACGCGCAAAGCGCCCGCTTCATCCAATCGCGCAATCGAACCGCCGCCCGCGCCCACCGTATGAATGTCAATGAGAGGAACCGCCACCGGCAAACCGGCTACCATAGCCTCATTCGTGGTTCCGGCTTCATTGCGACACAGCGCCACATCCGTCGATGTCCCGCCCATATCAAAGGTGATGAGGTCGGAAAATCCTGCGGCTTTGCAGACGCGCAAAGCGCCGACCACGCCACCCGCAGGACCCGACAAAATCGCCCGCACAGGCTCACTCGCCGCCGTCGATGCGGAAACCGACCCGCCATTTGATTGCATCACTCGTAGGGAAGTCCGGAGTCCGGAGTCTGGCGTCTGGAGTCTTTGACTTCGAGACCTATGTTGCTGATTCGCTTTTGAACGAATCGAATTTGAATTTATATTCGCAAAACTTTCTGTGTTCAGTGGCGCGCCGACTTCAGATTCCAGACTTAGGACTCCAGACTCTAATGATTGCAGATATTTCGACATCTTCGGCACTAAATAGGCGTTGATGGCAACCGTCGAGGTGCGTTCGTATTCGCGATATTCGGGCAGGATTTTATATGAGAGCGAAACCGGAATGTGAAGCTTTGCCAAAGCCTCGGCGATTTGTTGTTCGTGCGCCGGGTTAGCAAATGAAAAGAGTAAACAGACGGCAATGGATTCGGCGGAACTTCGCTTGATGTTTGCGATGATTTTTTTTAGTTGCGATTGATTGAGTTTGGTGAGCACCGTGCCATCGGGCGCAAGGCGTTCTTCAATGCCAAAACGGAGTTCGCGGGCGATGAGCGGCGCAGGTCGTGTCACGAGAAAATTATAAATTTCGGGACGCGCCTGCCTGCCGATTTCAATGACATCTTCAAAACCCGCTGTGGTTATAAGCGCCGCGCGCGCGCCCTTGCGTTCAAGCAGGGCATTAGTTGCCACGGTGGTGCCATGAACGATTTCACCTGGCAACTTGCCGGTCTCTGCAAGCACGCGATGAATTCCCGCAAGGATCGCTTCTGCGGGGTTATCTGGCGTTGAAGCAATTTTAAAAGCATCGATGGTTGCGCCATGCGTGATGACAAAATCAGTGAAGGTGCCGCCCGTATCTATGCCGATTCGGATTTGCTCGACCAATGCGCTTCTCTTTTAAGGAATGATTATTGATGATGCCATTTTATCGATGCTGACCAACTCAACATTAAAAAACAAGGTTTCTCCGGCAAGCAAATGATTGGCGTCAATGGTTACTTCATCGCCTTCGATGTCAATCACCCGAACCGGAATCGCTTCGCCCGACGGCAATTGAATATCGAACGCCATACCGAGCACCGGCGTCACGTTTGGCGGAAAAGCCGCCGTCGGAATCACTTTGACCAGTTCTTCATGATATTGCCCGTAAGCCTGGTCGGGGGGAATAACAATTTCTTTTGTATCGCCAATTGCCATCCCGACTGCGCCCGATTCAAATCCCGGAATTACTTCGTGTGCGCCGACTGTAAAACTGAGCGGCGCGCCGCCTTGTGATGAGTCAAACACCGTTCCATCATCGAGCTTTCCTGTGTAATGCACCGAAATGGTGTCGCCTTCTTTGACTTGTGACATGATTTCTCCTTCGCTGGATAATGTGTGAATGTTTGCGGCATATCACTTTTGAAATAATCAAATTTTTAGCCGCTCGATGCTTAATAAAACACCATAGCATACCGTTATCGCATTCGTCAGGCGGTTTTGTCTTTGACTTTCTTGGCAGGGATATTGAAACCGCGTTACGATTGCTTCGTTGAACTTTTCAAGAGGATTTCGGATGTTCAAATTCAACATAGCCATTTTACTTTTCGCGGTTCTATTTTTTGCGAGTCAGGTCCAAGCGCAAGACCCGCAAGACGAACCGATAAAACTGAAAAGCGATCTGGTGATGGTCACGGCATCGGTCATTGACCGTACCGGTCGGGTAATGAAATCGCTCAAAGCCGATGACTTCACGATTTACGAAGACGGCGTTAAACAACGCATCGAACATTTCGCGTCAACCGCCGAGCCGTTCACCTTGATGTTGCTGTTAGACCTGTCGGGTTCGACGCAAAACGATTTGGCATTAATCAAACAGGCGGCTAAAAATTTCATCGCTGAACTGCGCGCACAGGATAAAGTCGCGGTGATCATCTTCAGCGGTGAAGTTGAGTTGATTGCCGATTTCAAAGATTCGCGCGAGTCGGTCTTGCAAGCCATTGAAAAACTCGCGCCGGTCAGTTCACCGGAAGGTTACCGTTTCAGCGCCAAAACCGGCACCTCGTTTTATGACGCAATGTTTTTAGCCGTCGAAGACAGCCCGATGAAAACCATCGAAGGGCGCAAGGCAATTGTCTGTATGTCGGATGGCGTCGATTCGACCAGCAAGATGGATTACGCAGACATCTCGCAGTTGGTGGAAAAATCCGAAGCGTCGGTCTACTTTCTCGAACTCAATACCGAAGCCGCGACGCTTGCCAATTTACTCAAAGATAAAGCTGACCCTGCGTATTTGAATTTTTCGCCAGGTCAAATCAATCGCTACTATGATGAATATGCGCCCGAAGCGATGGAAAAACATCTGCCGCGTGATTTGCTTCCCAAAGAAGAGAAAGAAAAAATCAACATAGGTTTGTATAAAATTGCGCGGCGCGATATGAAAGAACTCGCCGAACGCACAGGCGGACGCGAATACCCGGTGCGCACCTTGAATGATTTATCGGGCGTTTACAAACAGGTTGCTGACGATTTGCGCGCGCAGTATTCCATCGGCTATTACCCAACCAATGATAAACACGATAGCACCTGGCGAGCCATCAAAGTCGAATCGAAAAAAGGCGGCACAGTTCGCGCCCGCAGCGGTTACTGGGCGAAATAGAAATAAAAGTCTGGAGTCCGGAGTCCGGTGTCTGGGGTCAGAAATCGAGCAACGAATTTTTCATCGTCGCAGTTATAAGCCCTCTGGATTTAATCGCGGACACTGAACTCCAGACTTCAGACACCGGACTTCTTATGCTACTACTTCGAGAACACCACATCACCGAATTATTAGATATGCAAACGGCGCTTGAAGCGGTTGAAAGCGTTTTGCGCAATCAAGCCGAAGGCAAAGCCACCAATCGCCCGCGCTCGCGAGTTGCCATGCCGACTTCGCAGTTGCACGTTTTGTCGGCAGGCGATAGAAAGCAGAAAATTTACGGCTTGAAAACTTACACGGCATCGCGCAAAGGCGCGCGCTTTCTCGTCTTGCTTTACGAATCGGAGACCGGCGATTTGCTGGCGATGATGGAAGCCGACAAGCTCGGACAGATGCGCACCGGCGCGGCATCGGGCGTGGCAACCAAATACCTGGCGCGCGAGGATGCCGACACGGTTGGCATTTACGGAACCGGATGGCAGGCAGAAAGTCAGCTTGCGGCGGTCTGCGCCGTTAGAAAAATCAAATCGGTTAAAGCCTATAGTCGCAAACCGGAAAACCGGCGGGCATTCGCTGAAAAGATGTCTGCCGAGCTTGGCGTTGAAGTCATTCCGGTTGAAAAGCCCGCAGACGCGGCGCTCGGTCAATCCATCATCATCACGATTACCTCGGGGCGCGAACCTGTCTTGCTTGGTGAATGGCTCAGTGAAGGCGCGCACATCAATGCCGCAGGGTCGAACTTTTTATCGAAAGCTGAAATTGATACGG
Proteins encoded in this window:
- a CDS encoding VWA domain-containing protein; translated protein: MFKFNIAILLFAVLFFASQVQAQDPQDEPIKLKSDLVMVTASVIDRTGRVMKSLKADDFTIYEDGVKQRIEHFASTAEPFTLMLLLDLSGSTQNDLALIKQAAKNFIAELRAQDKVAVIIFSGEVELIADFKDSRESVLQAIEKLAPVSSPEGYRFSAKTGTSFYDAMFLAVEDSPMKTIEGRKAIVCMSDGVDSTSKMDYADISQLVEKSEASVYFLELNTEAATLANLLKDKADPAYLNFSPGQINRYYDEYAPEAMEKHLPRDLLPKEEKEKINIGLYKIARRDMKELAERTGGREYPVRTLNDLSGVYKQVADDLRAQYSIGYYPTNDKHDSTWRAIKVESKKGGTVRARSGYWAK
- a CDS encoding peptidylprolyl isomerase — its product is MSQVKEGDTISVHYTGKLDDGTVFDSSQGGAPLSFTVGAHEVIPGFESGAVGMAIGDTKEIVIPPDQAYGQYHEELVKVIPTAAFPPNVTPVLGMAFDIQLPSGEAIPVRVIDIEGDEVTIDANHLLAGETLFFNVELVSIDKMASSIIIP
- a CDS encoding hydantoinase/oxoprolinase family protein, with the protein product MVEQIRIGIDTGGTFTDFVITHGATIDAFKIASTPDNPAEAILAGIHRVLAETGKLPGEIVHGTTVATNALLERKGARAALITTAGFEDVIEIGRQARPEIYNFLVTRPAPLIARELRFGIEERLAPDGTVLTKLNQSQLKKIIANIKRSSAESIAVCLLFSFANPAHEQQIAEALAKLHIPVSLSYKILPEYREYERTSTVAINAYLVPKMSKYLQSLESGVLSLESEVGAPLNTESFANINSNSIRSKANQQHRSRSQRLQTPDSGLRTSLRVMQSNGGSVSASTAASEPVRAILSGPAGGVVGALRVCKAAGFSDLITFDMGGTSTDVALCRNEAGTTNEAMVAGLPVAVPLIDIHTVGAGGGSIARLDEAGALRVGPESAGADPGPACYGKGEAVTVTDANLVLGRFAGGGLLGGEMKLDIERARFYLAKLASEMSKVSRERVSVERAALGVVRVANANMEGALRKVSVERGQDPRLFSLVSFGGAGGLHVCDLAAALRISRVIIPRSPGTLSALGVLLGDVVKDYSRTVMMKTATLKKAKIESEFVALERDAQKDLLREGFAKDQQRLVRAVAMRYVGQSFEIDVNWHERFVQRFHALHQERYGYADETRPTEIVSLRLKATGVTNKPKLRKSIVKKSFKPVPVYQAKVFLSDRASEVPVYERDSLQAGATFKGPAIVTEYSSTTLIPARQNVIVDAWLNLIIE
- a CDS encoding ornithine cyclodeaminase family protein: MLLLREHHITELLDMQTALEAVESVLRNQAEGKATNRPRSRVAMPTSQLHVLSAGDRKQKIYGLKTYTASRKGARFLVLLYESETGDLLAMMEADKLGQMRTGAASGVATKYLAREDADTVGIYGTGWQAESQLAAVCAVRKIKSVKAYSRKPENRRAFAEKMSAELGVEVIPVEKPADAALGQSIIITITSGREPVLLGEWLSEGAHINAAGSNFLSKAEIDTEAVRRANLIAVDSIEQSKIEAGDLLPAIERGVISWDAVTELGHLIAGHIKGRNDERDITLFKSNGIALEDISTALRVYQLAKARGIGEEIRLWQ